A region of the Candidatus Bathyarchaeota archaeon genome:
CTTCTTTAATTACACAATTTAGTTTTGGAATGTTAACATTAGGAATATTAATTTATGAAGTTAGAAAAGCTAAATCTATTAAAGAATTCGTTAAATCAATATTAATAGATTAATTCTTTTTGGGTTGGGGTTTAATGAGTGAATTAAAGAATTATAAGTGGGTCATGGCTTCTTTCTCATTTATAATCGCTTTTCTCCTTCACTTATTATTGTTTGCTACAGCGCCTATGGCTACGATAATTATGAGGGAAATGAATTTACCTTACGCTGGCTTCGGTTTTATATTTTCAGCTGCGATGATAAGCCTTATTATTTTCAGGTTATTTTGGGGTTTTATAAGCGATAAAATAGGTTATGTTAAGGCTTTAAAAATAGCTTTACCGTTTTCTGCTATGGCAGCTGCATTAAGAGCTTTATCTCAAACCTATTTAGAACTGGTTATTTCTCAATTTTTGCTTGGAATTGGATTAGCTGCAGTATTGCCTTGCCTGCCTCTTTTAATAAAGGATTGGACCTCTGAAAGAGTTGGTTTATCAACAGGTGCTTATATTTCAGGTTTCGCTGTTGGTAATGCAACAGCGCTTGGATTTACATCTTACCTACTTGAATTAATGAATTGGAGAAGCATTTTATTATTGTATGGTTGCATAGCTATTGTTGTAAGCGGTTTTTGGTGGATTCTTGCAAAAACCAGCTTAAAAACAACTTCTAATGTTAAACTTAAAGACTTCATGAAGATTTTTAAAAACAGGAAAGTTTGGATTTTACTTTTCTTTATGATCGCTTCTATGGGAACATATGATACTTTAGCTACTTGGATGCCTAAAGTTTTAGAAATGAAAAGCCTCAACAAAGCTTTTTCATCTTTTCTACCTTTAGGATTCCTCCTCGCTGGACCTATAACAGGCTTCATTTTAGATAAAATTAAAAATAGAAAGCTTCTCATCGCTTTTTTAGGATTAACAAGCTTCGCTTCAATTATAACCTTGCTTCATGCACCTTTACCGATTTTAAGTTTATGCCTTTTTCTCGCAGGGTTTACAAGCATCAGCATGCTTACAATAAGTTTAACAATACCTCCAGAAGATAAAGAGCTATCTATTTACGCAGGAAGCGTTATAGGAGTTACATCATCGCTTGGCAATATTGGACCGTTTGCAATGCCAGTGATCTTTGGTTTATTAATTGATGTTACAAGAAGCTTTCAATATTCAATTCTTGCAGTAGCTTTCTTAGCTGGAGTTACATTCACCTTAGGTTCTAAAGCATTCACATAAGAATATTATGCGTTAAGTTTTTAGAAGGAGGAATGTTAAATTAAAAATAATGAATCAATAAATTGGGGAATTAAACTTATAAATGTTGCTTTAGGAAAAGAAAAAGCTGATTTGGTCGT
Encoded here:
- a CDS encoding MFS transporter; its protein translation is MSELKNYKWVMASFSFIIAFLLHLLLFATAPMATIIMREMNLPYAGFGFIFSAAMISLIIFRLFWGFISDKIGYVKALKIALPFSAMAAALRALSQTYLELVISQFLLGIGLAAVLPCLPLLIKDWTSERVGLSTGAYISGFAVGNATALGFTSYLLELMNWRSILLLYGCIAIVVSGFWWILAKTSLKTTSNVKLKDFMKIFKNRKVWILLFFMIASMGTYDTLATWMPKVLEMKSLNKAFSSFLPLGFLLAGPITGFILDKIKNRKLLIAFLGLTSFASIITLLHAPLPILSLCLFLAGFTSISMLTISLTIPPEDKELSIYAGSVIGVTSSLGNIGPFAMPVIFGLLIDVTRSFQYSILAVAFLAGVTFTLGSKAFT